One segment of Caldanaerobius polysaccharolyticus DSM 13641 DNA contains the following:
- a CDS encoding gamma-glutamyl-gamma-aminobutyrate hydrolase family protein, whose protein sequence is MKPVIGVVSAYDYDRGYSFIKSGYYEAIRAAGGIPVILPMCHDGDYPQEVVNHIDGLLLTGGCDVDPALYGEGPHRHLGMVSPERDRMELKLIELCAKKNAPVLAICRGIQVLNVAFGGTLYQHIPDQVKEAVMHDQGNTPSYHGIHSVDIVEGSVLYRIVGKKTLAVNSFHHQAVKKVASCLKVVGRSQDGVIEAVEGIGSKFLLGVQWHPERMWERSPENLRIFEHFVKSCYF, encoded by the coding sequence ATGAAGCCTGTTATCGGGGTGGTATCTGCGTACGACTATGACAGGGGTTATTCATTTATAAAATCGGGTTATTATGAGGCCATAAGGGCTGCTGGAGGTATACCTGTAATTCTCCCCATGTGCCATGATGGCGATTATCCCCAGGAGGTTGTAAACCACATCGACGGCCTTCTGCTCACAGGGGGATGCGACGTAGACCCGGCTTTATACGGTGAAGGTCCTCACAGGCATCTGGGCATGGTTTCCCCTGAGAGGGATAGAATGGAGCTGAAGTTGATAGAGCTGTGCGCTAAAAAAAATGCGCCGGTGCTGGCTATATGCAGGGGGATTCAGGTGTTAAACGTGGCTTTTGGGGGCACCCTTTACCAGCACATACCTGATCAGGTAAAAGAAGCCGTAATGCACGATCAGGGCAATACACCTTCATATCACGGCATTCATTCTGTTGATATAGTAGAAGGCTCCGTGCTGTACCGCATAGTGGGTAAAAAGACGCTGGCGGTTAATTCTTTTCATCATCAAGCCGTAAAAAAAGTGGCGTCGTGCCTTAAAGTGGTTGGCCGTTCACAGGACGGTGTCATCGAGGCAGTAGAAGGGATTGGTTCTAAATTTTTGCTGGGCGTGCAATGGCACCCCGAGCGCATGTGGGAGAGAAGCCCGGAAAATCTCAGGATCTTTGAGCATTTTGTAAAGTCTTGCTATTTCTAA
- a CDS encoding AMP-binding protein, translating into MIEMTIGQYLDYIASKYPDHDAVIFEDQARYSYRTLKNMADRMAKGLMKIGIKKGDPVAIWATNIPEWVVTLFATAKIGAPLVSINTAYKQHEVEYILKQSDAAALVFIDGFKDLDYVKTVYNLVPELKKSPKGALKSSRLPRLKSVVYIGDKSLPGVFGFQEVMEIGNSVPDEMLDRVQRKLHSHEVIDIQYTSGTTGFPKGVMLTHYGLLNNGDAIASRMNFTVEDRLCIPVPLFHCFGYTLSIMACLSKGSAMVLVDHFNPIRVMDAIQREKCTAVHGVPTMFITMLEHPDFNTYDFSSLRTGIMAGSVCPIKVMRAVVDRMNMKEITSVYGLTEASPGITQTSVYDTVEDRVTTVGYALPGVEVKIVDPATGKEVPPGVQGEVMARGYNVMKGYYKMPEETSKAIEPDGWLHTGDIGVMDHRGYLTITGRLKDMIIRGGENISPREIEDYLYHHPDIKDVQVVGVPDHKYGEEIMAYVIPKEGRRLTEQDVIEYAKAGLARFKVPKYVRFLDKFPVTASGKVQKYILREMAAKEIMRLK; encoded by the coding sequence ATGATAGAAATGACTATAGGACAATACCTGGATTATATCGCATCAAAGTACCCTGATCATGACGCTGTAATATTTGAGGACCAGGCGAGGTATTCCTATCGCACGCTGAAAAATATGGCAGATAGAATGGCAAAAGGTCTTATGAAGATAGGAATAAAAAAAGGAGATCCCGTGGCCATCTGGGCCACTAACATTCCTGAGTGGGTGGTAACCCTATTTGCTACCGCCAAGATAGGTGCTCCTCTCGTCAGCATAAACACCGCGTACAAGCAGCACGAGGTGGAGTATATACTGAAGCAGTCAGACGCCGCGGCGCTGGTGTTCATTGACGGCTTTAAAGACTTAGATTATGTAAAGACCGTTTATAACCTGGTGCCTGAATTAAAGAAATCCCCTAAGGGGGCTCTAAAAAGTTCTCGATTGCCGCGTTTGAAATCGGTGGTATACATAGGGGATAAAAGCCTTCCTGGCGTTTTCGGCTTTCAGGAGGTTATGGAAATAGGGAATTCTGTGCCAGATGAGATGCTTGACAGAGTGCAAAGGAAACTGCATTCTCATGAAGTGATCGATATACAGTATACATCTGGTACTACCGGTTTTCCCAAAGGCGTCATGCTTACCCATTACGGATTGCTCAACAACGGAGATGCTATAGCTTCTCGCATGAACTTTACCGTAGAGGACAGATTGTGTATACCTGTTCCTTTGTTTCATTGCTTTGGTTATACCCTATCTATCATGGCATGCCTTTCAAAAGGTTCTGCTATGGTACTGGTAGACCATTTTAACCCCATAAGGGTGATGGATGCTATACAAAGGGAAAAGTGCACAGCAGTACACGGCGTTCCCACCATGTTTATAACCATGCTGGAACACCCGGATTTTAATACGTACGACTTTAGCAGCTTGCGGACAGGTATAATGGCCGGTTCTGTGTGCCCAATAAAGGTCATGAGAGCGGTGGTGGACAGAATGAACATGAAGGAAATAACCAGCGTGTACGGCCTTACAGAGGCCTCACCCGGCATTACCCAGACCAGCGTATACGACACGGTGGAGGATAGGGTGACGACGGTAGGGTATGCGCTGCCTGGAGTAGAGGTAAAAATAGTAGATCCTGCAACAGGTAAAGAGGTGCCGCCAGGAGTACAGGGCGAGGTAATGGCGAGAGGCTATAACGTCATGAAAGGATACTACAAGATGCCAGAGGAGACCTCTAAAGCCATAGAGCCTGACGGATGGCTTCATACAGGGGATATCGGTGTGATGGATCACAGGGGGTACCTTACTATAACAGGAAGGCTCAAGGATATGATAATAAGAGGTGGAGAGAACATATCCCCTAGGGAGATAGAGGATTACCTTTATCATCACCCTGATATTAAAGATGTGCAGGTGGTAGGGGTACCGGATCACAAGTACGGAGAAGAGATAATGGCATACGTGATACCAAAAGAAGGCCGTCGGCTTACGGAACAAGACGTGATAGAATACGCTAAAGCTGGACTTGCCAGGTTTAAGGTGCCAAAATATGTACGGTTTTTGGATAAATTTCCCGTTACAGCTAGCGGCAAGGTGCAAAAGTACATTTTAAGGGAAATGGCTGCAAAAGAAATTATGCGATTAAAATAG
- a CDS encoding ABC transporter ATP-binding protein, producing MDILKGLFEFARPYRRYFYLAGVFMFANIGLGMINPYLQKLLVNKVLLEKQKGLLVYLLMGMLAVSIVTSAFGYLYSYLVEYTSQRTIADIRHKMFNHLQEVSFSFYDKARTGELMSRLTGDLEGVRVFLPGGFLQFFNSTTTFVAYLVMLFTINWKLTLLTLILSPFLVTLSMRFDKKIRSAFDELRKQYAVLNTTLQENITGIKVVKAFAQEPMEIQKFKRENINNMNRGIDIGFISGRYSPVMWFIGDMSFVMLIWFGGYLVVKGQLSLGSLIQFNGYLWSMIWPLRALPNILNMYEQANASGERIFNLLNTRPQIKNPEHPVIPHKITGNIVFENVSLKYDEEMVLKNVNIDIPAGKKVAIMGATGSGKTSIVNLIGRYYDVTKGRVLVDGYDVRDLDLKALRRSIGIVMQETFLFSDTIKNNIAFGKPDATMDEIIAAAKAAQAHDFIMEMPEGYDTVVGERGVGLSGGQKQRIAIARAILKNPPILILDDATASVDMETEAEIQRNLSELAKGRTTIIIAHRISSVKDADEIIVLENGSIVERGTHKELMKLKGRYYRNFKEQFKAMFTDEMIEKMVKEVIA from the coding sequence ATGGATATCCTCAAAGGCCTCTTTGAGTTTGCAAGGCCATATCGAAGGTATTTTTATCTAGCCGGCGTGTTTATGTTTGCAAACATAGGACTGGGTATGATCAACCCATATCTGCAGAAGCTGTTGGTCAATAAGGTGTTGCTGGAAAAGCAAAAAGGACTGCTGGTATATCTTTTAATGGGGATGCTAGCAGTTAGCATTGTGACATCCGCATTTGGATACCTTTACTCTTATCTAGTGGAATACACATCTCAGAGGACCATAGCTGATATAAGGCATAAAATGTTTAATCACCTCCAGGAGGTGTCCTTTAGCTTTTACGACAAGGCGAGAACCGGTGAGCTCATGTCAAGGCTTACAGGCGACCTGGAAGGAGTAAGGGTGTTTTTGCCTGGTGGCTTTTTGCAGTTTTTTAATAGCACCACCACGTTTGTAGCTTACCTTGTAATGCTCTTCACCATCAATTGGAAACTCACACTGCTTACCCTTATATTATCGCCTTTTTTAGTGACTCTATCCATGAGATTTGACAAAAAAATAAGGTCTGCTTTTGACGAGCTGAGAAAGCAATATGCCGTCTTAAATACCACATTACAGGAAAACATAACGGGTATAAAGGTGGTTAAAGCGTTTGCTCAAGAGCCCATGGAGATCCAGAAGTTTAAAAGGGAAAATATAAACAACATGAACAGGGGCATAGATATAGGGTTTATATCGGGCAGGTATTCACCTGTCATGTGGTTTATTGGCGATATGAGTTTTGTGATGCTCATATGGTTTGGAGGTTACCTTGTGGTCAAAGGCCAGCTGTCGTTGGGCTCCCTTATACAGTTTAACGGCTACCTCTGGTCTATGATATGGCCTCTTAGGGCGTTGCCTAACATCCTGAATATGTACGAACAGGCCAACGCTTCTGGCGAAAGGATATTTAACCTTTTAAACACCAGGCCGCAGATAAAAAATCCTGAACACCCTGTAATACCCCATAAGATAACGGGAAACATCGTATTTGAAAACGTCTCTTTAAAGTACGACGAGGAAATGGTATTAAAAAACGTCAATATAGATATCCCGGCAGGAAAAAAGGTAGCCATCATGGGGGCTACTGGATCGGGCAAGACCTCTATTGTCAATCTCATCGGCAGGTATTACGATGTGACCAAGGGTAGGGTACTGGTTGACGGGTACGATGTCAGGGATCTGGACCTCAAGGCGTTGAGGAGAAGTATAGGCATAGTTATGCAGGAGACGTTTTTGTTCTCAGATACCATTAAAAATAACATAGCCTTTGGCAAACCTGATGCCACTATGGATGAAATAATCGCTGCGGCTAAAGCTGCTCAAGCCCACGATTTTATAATGGAGATGCCTGAAGGGTACGATACGGTGGTGGGCGAAAGGGGTGTGGGCTTGTCAGGAGGGCAGAAGCAGAGAATAGCGATAGCCCGGGCCATTCTCAAAAATCCGCCCATTCTCATACTGGACGACGCCACGGCCAGCGTGGACATGGAGACCGAAGCCGAGATACAGCGAAATTTGAGCGAGCTGGCTAAAGGGCGAACCACTATAATAATAGCCCACAGGATTTCATCGGTAAAGGATGCCGACGAGATCATCGTGCTGGAAAACGGCAGTATAGTAGAAAGAGGTACCCATAAGGAGCTCATGAAGCTTAAAGGGCGATATTACCGTAACTTTAAAGAGCAGTTTAAAGCCATGTTTACCGATGAGATGATAGAGAAGATGGTAAAAGAGGTGATCGCCTGA